ATTCGGTCGGTATCGAAGATCCCTTCGAATTGAGCGGGCTTTACGAAGGCGTTCCGCTGACCCAGCGAAGCATCGACCAATCCGGCAGCCTGCCCGAGAGGGTTCGCCTGTTCCGGCGCTCGATCCTCGATGAATGGGCCGGCGGCGCCGACTCGCTCGAGCATCTCGTCGCGCATGTGCTGATCCACGAGATCGGCCACCATTTCGGGCTTAGCGACGAAGACATGCATGCGCTGGAGGAAGGCGTCGCTTGAGGGCCCTGCTGCGCTTCGAGGGCGTGGCGCTCCGGCGCGGCGGGCGGTTGCTGTTCGGAGGTCTCAATCTCGCGCTCGAGCCCGGCGGGGCACTGCAAGTCGTCGGTCCAAACGGCAGCGGCAAGTCGAGCCTGATTCGCCTGGCGGCCGGTCTGCTCCGACAGGAGCGGGGACACATC
This portion of the Sphingomonas limnosediminicola genome encodes:
- a CDS encoding metallopeptidase family protein, whose amino-acid sequence is MRDFGPSPSAEELEALARRALDALPSPFRESLGDIVLQVDDFADDETLDSVGIEDPFELSGLYEGVPLTQRSIDQSGSLPERVRLFRRSILDEWAGGADSLEHLVAHVLIHEIGHHFGLSDEDMHALEEGVA